A segment of the Necator americanus strain Aroian chromosome IV, whole genome shotgun sequence genome:
GTCCAGATTGTTTGTCCATCACCTTATCACTTTTCTTAGCAAAAcaactattcatttttatttccaaaccCGGATTGAAGGTCCGGCTCGTGCCGTACTTTCAGAGTTCATACGCTTCGTCTTAGTTGatctagaaaaattttaaataacaaCACTTTCTGCAGTCTGCGGTCTTCTTTCTGGACGTGTCCGTACtccaattgaaaaaaaaaaatattcaggcTTAATTTCACATGTGTTCACTATCTGTAAATTGCTGCCACAGGATCGTGTCCTTCtcaataaagatttttttcggcGCTTTTCTAAAAAAGATGTTAGCAGGTGTAAAAAATATTGCAGTCTTCTTTGAATAAGTGTCCGTACtctatttgaaagaaaaaatattcagaCTTAATTCCACACCTATGTTCTCTGGTTAGTCGTTAGTTTAATAATTGATGGGATTCCGATCGTAGATTCCATCAGGAAATTCCTGAAGTTAACACCTAAATACAATTGTGTTAGCGATAATTTACAACAGTACTATTCAAAAAGGCCAGCGAGAACTAGTCCGTGGGTAAAATGTTCTGAGGCTAGAGGATATTCAGTGGTACCCTCATTTCTAGAAGTAAACATCTAAATCAGTCCGGGCCTTAaactaaaacctaagcattagcctTTGAGGATCCATGAAATGTaggctaaagttactaagagaaaaaagtaagagcgTCCTGAAATAAGAGCGCTACTGAGTTCTTTTTCGCAGCATCGGAGACTTCCACCCTATTCGCACAAAACCACAGTTCAAAACAATTGACCTATCTAGAAACTTCCGCGAGTGCCTCGGAACCTCTTCGGGCGGGGTTTCATCGGTAGGGCGCGACATCCGTTTCTGAGCGCACTTTATCACTGGTCTACCTTTCAAGCACTCAGTAATTCGTTAGTGCGAGATGCCTTCGAATTAGTATGTTCACCCTTTCCCGTGAAGAATTCGAAAACTGTAGGAACGTTCTATTCCGTCATTATCTTGGTGATTCAGGCTCTGAGGCCAGCAGCCGTGACCGGCGTAAAGGTAGGAGGCCTTTGTGTGACGTCTTGATTTTACTGAGCCCCACATTTTCGGCTCTTCAGAAGATAATGGCCAGAACAGATGGGAAACTCAACGTCGATTCATTGATAACTACTTTAGTAGATTTCTCAAGTGAGACATTTCCGTACCATTATTTTTtaagcacttttttaaaacactttGATTCTAAGTGATTCTATGTGAGTCGTTTGTGTTCATGAAATTTGTTGAGCGTAGTCGTAAAGCTGACTTCGTGCTTTGTATACCCTTAAATCTATTGAAATGCTTATTTTGAACGAGtttgttcgtttgtttgtGTTCATGAAATTTGTTGAGCGTAATCATAAAGCTGACTTCGTGCTTTGCATACCTTTAAATCTATTGAAATGCTTATTTTGAACGACATTTTGAACCCAGCAGCGTCTcactgtaattttttaaatctaattcTGCTTTGTAAGTGTGAAGCAACTCTTACCACTGAGCAAGAGAAAACGCATaactttttgtatttctttctctcgCAGACAGCAGGAAGTCCTGGAAttcactttgtttttcttctgtacaTGCTCCTCCTCCCAAGCTTTTTCGATTAACAACTTGGTGATAGTGTCAGTTCGTAGCTTTTGAATacacatttcttcttttaaatcaaaggtgatgaagaagaactttcatttcattcaactCAGTACAGCATGCATTAggttcgctttttttttagttctacgCAATCTCCTTCTTGCTTtatacttttgttttcttctataaaTTATGCATTATAGGAATGGTGGAAAGAGTAAAGatcattttgatttgaaaCGACTGAAACGCGATAGCTACGGCATACCACAAGATATCAGCAAACGATACTTCGTTTTCGCTCAGAGAGAATTCCAGGATCCACCTAGTCATCTGCAACATGTTAGTTCTAGCGTTATTTAGACAAGATTGCTTACTCCCTAAGTTTTTATTCTCAGATACCGCCATGGCTAATCCGTCACTTCGAATATGCCATTCAATTAtcattggattttttcaatgatcTGAAATTCAAGAAAGTGAAAGAACTCCGAAAATCACAGAAGGAACTCCCAATTGCTGAAAGAAAGGATGAAATAATAAAGCTCTTAAAAGATGTCCGTttcaataagaattttttctctaccTCTCCAAatcctgttttcttttctaaacttCTACTTTAGAATCAAGTGCTGATCATCGCAGGAGATACTGGATGCGGGAAAAGTACGcaagtatgttttttttttttttgttactcatTCTGtcccacttcttttttccaaaaaatcacaTACAAGTATGCAACTATTTCATAGCTCACACGTCGCCAAAATctgaaatctatgaaatagATTGAAATACTGAAATATTATTGAATTGAACTCCCTACGAACTTCAACAGTATAGTTGATATCAGTGTTGATTGACAAACATAATTTTACGAATTCCCGTAATAAGTAATCGCTTTGGTCCCATCACAGCTTCTCgccatttttattattatcatatatGGTCTTCTTTCTCTTGTTACAGGTTCCCCAGTATCTTCTTCAAAGCGGTTATACTGGGATTGCTTGTACACAACCTCGTCGTATCGCTTGCACAGCACTGGCGCGACGAGTCGCGTACGAAACGCTAAACGCCTATGGAAGTGAGGTTGCATATCAAATCAGGTGAATTTCTTGGTGCCTAGATTGTTGAAATCCTTATTCATTCTGTTGGAACTCTGAATATTCAcaaggaagtaaaaaaaagttctgcttTTATTGACTTACATACTTGTTACATGAATTAGCCGTCAAGTACTACATTctatgcttcttttttcaaacacgaGTACAAAGTCTAGCTGTGCTTTTTTTACATCATCTTTCTTATCACCTTCTTCTAGGTTCGAAACAACTAAATCGAAGCGAACGAAAATGGTGTTTCTCACTGAAGGCCTTTTACTCCGACAAATGGAAAATGACTCTCTCCTCCAGCAATACAATGTGGGTATTGTCCTTTCTAGTAATTTTCAACTTGCTTAAGTTTTGCCAATCATAGGAAAAGAGTTTGCATTCTTAAACACCATTAATTATAGGTGGTAATTCTTGATGAAATACATGAAAGACATCTGAGCAGTGATTTGCTTATTGGACTATTGCGTGATATGATTGGGAAAAGAGATGACCTGAAGCTAATACTTATGTCTGCAACTATAAATCTGGAACTTTTCAAAGGATACTTTGAAGGAGCTCCGGTCATTCAGGTAATCATATATTTGCTCCTtattcccgtttttttttttctaaaaagaaactagTAAACGATGGAGCTGCTACTTGGTTATTGGTGTTGTCCCTCACATGCTTCTACGAGTCATAAAGAGTTCCTCTTAGTTCTTCTTAAGGATACCGATAATtataaaaacatttcattttcgGTACCTGGGCGATTGTTTCCCATACAACTGCGATACCATCCAATCAAGCAGTTTATCGCTGAGAGTGAGAAAAAGAGTCACAAAATTGATCCGGAGCCGTACGTTCGGATACTCGAGGTTTGactttcctcctttttctcaAGTTTGGTCCTGtagaaaaagttcttttctttcaaactgtTTCTCTAGCTTATTGATAAACAAGTTCCATCTACCGAGCGCGGTGATGCGCTAATTTTTCTCAATGGTGTCGCAGAGATTACAACCGTGGCTGAATCACTGAAAACTTATGCAGAACTGACGAAGGCTTGGATTATACTTATGTTACATAGGTACGAAGTAAATATGGTGCTTCAAGAGATTGTAgcttgtagtttttttttgtgtcttctTCGAACTTTCACTTTTCAGCACTCTCTCTGTTGAGGAGCAAGACAAAGTTTTTGATGTGGCGCCCTCAGGTGTGAGAAAGTGTATTCTTTCAACTAATATTGCTGAGACGTCAGTTACTATAGATGGAATTCGTTTTGTAATTGATTCTGGGAAGGTACGTTAACTTTACATATTTAACCTCCTTAAGTTTTGAGTAATTAAAGgacctattttattttcttttattcgtcCTTGTACCAACTATTCTATCttagtctctttttttcggatttcgcATAGCTAACACGGTTTCGAATTCTAGGTCAATCTAATCAAACACGAAACGGGTAGTGGCACTCAGAAATTGAGCGAGTTCTGGGTGTCGAAGGCGTCTGCTGATCAAAGAAAAGGTAGTTCTGTTTcgcttcacatttttctttcccctATTCTCTAAGACATGTTTTTCTGCTAATGATTATAGTCGGGATAAAACAGTGAACACTACCTATCACCTGAAACCTGGTGCAGTTTCGTAAGCGCTGCGCAGTtgcaatcgaggtggaaccagtGCCAGCTCCATTCGAGCTGCGGAGCTTCCGCGGTTCCATCTTAATCGCAACGGTTACCTCCACCGGGTCGCTTCAttcacagccgcttacgcaaacgCATCAGGCTTCAGTTCATTTAAACCTGACTAACGGCTACGGCAGGGCTCTACGTAGCagtcccatttttttccttcatatcACTTCAACCGTTAATTCTTCAGGACGGGCAGGCAGAACAGGACCAGGAATATGCTATCGACTGTATTCTGAAGAACAGTACAATAAGATGGACGATTTCACGACTTCAGAAATCAATCGTGTTTCATTACAGGAGATGGCTCTTCGTATGATAAGCCTTAATCTCGGTTGTAAGTCAAATTTGttgcatcatttttttttctgatggtGCGTTTAGAAGTTTGAGAATTATTTCAGTGGATCCTCGAACGTTTCCATTCATTGAGCATCCCGAAACAGAAAAGTTGAATGATGCACTCGATATTCTGAAGTTTCAGGTGTCTACTTTGTTTATTCGCTTGTCACCATGATTCCAATTAGGTCGCACTATTTGTACACCTATGCGCAAATTTTTGGCTTCTGAAAATGGCATGGAAAAGGATTCGTTCCTATGAGATAACTTAGGAAGTACTACGCCTGTGTACGCGCCGTATctacgtgcgagcggtcgaaaatcgatgagatatcctcaacagcctattcaagtaaaaccaatgacaATGATAGCTTTCATTTCAGGGTGTTCTATACCCAGATCGTGATAATCAGCTCACAATCTTGGGGAGTGCTATAGCAAAACTACCTGTTGACGTGCCGATAGCAAAGGTGCTCCATGGAAGTTCATTACTCTATATTGTTATTGCTTTaaaaaccagaaaagaaaatcattgcGGTATTTTGCTTTAAGATGCTTGTTCTGGGATGTGTTGTCAACCAAGTGGAAGTGATGTTAACCGTTGCCGCAGGTCTCTCTGTTCAAAGCCCGTTCACCAATCGCTCGTACCGGTATAGTAATGTTTTAAACATACTAAGTGAAATTAACTATGAAGAAGTTCCATTCTCAAAATTATTGGCGATTCAGAGAACTTGATGTGGTTGAACGAAGAAGACGTCTAACCAGCGCGATGGGAGACCCGTTCACactcattgaaattttcaggttttgttttctgaatttctcttcttagcttaaaggcatcacaccacgaatctgaggtggtgcagatttcatgtggagtattcgtatacaggatgagagactacggaggggggggggggattccgtccatttcttcctaattgccgtaaaaaaaacggcccgaaagatacggcttcattcgttttggcgcaccattttgtacaagaggttcgattggagcgcgccagtcttatgcggcgccgtatctttcgggccgttttttacgacaattagcaaaaaatggacggaatcacctccctctccgtagtctcccatctcgtatacaaatactccacctaaaatctgcaccacctcagattcgtggggtgatgcctttaacactcAATCTTAACGAAGATGTATGCCAGGGTGTATTAAGGGGTCCTGTGCAAACGGATTGGAAGTTAAAAGTTAGAAAACTTTCACTCTAGATGATTGAGTAGCCTCATGTGAGATTATggtatcttttctttctctagaAATCCATTTGCGGTTGATTCGTCTCTTTCTAATGCAAACATGAGCAAGAAGATTTCTTATGACATTGCCATATGCAATACTTCTTGGCTTCTTGGTCCGTTCCGTAAGTTAGAACGCCCACTACTGCTCCACAAATTGATTGTGCGTGCAACCGAATAAATTCCCATAAAAGAATTCGAACGAATATTTTCTGTATGTGCCCAGCTTCCAGATGTTGTTTTTCTGCTAGAAGTTCATGTAGAGAATGAGTTAGTAAACGGGCCCTGtaaaaaagaacgaatttcCTTTAGGGACCTTTGCGCGACAGCTAGTGAGGATTGCTGAAAGCTTTTTGTGTCGGCAACGTGATCTGAACCATGCTAAAAGTTGATCCAGAGTTCATAGATTCCCTAACCGAACGATTTGCTTTTAATGGTAATTTTTGTCAGATTCTTTTCGAAGATGCAACTGACAGAGTTACGAATTTGTCATTTATGATTATGATAATATATAGCCTTTTGTCCATCAGTGTCATAAGATGTCATCGTCTAtcgtttccactttttcatcCAGTGATCTCTGTGTAATATGCAACGAAGAAATAGTAAATGTTGAAATACTGTTTAGAGAATGGGTGTTGCACAAATGTACTGGAGGCAAAGTTCGCCGATGGGCTTTGGAAAATGGAATCGATGAGCATAGGATGTACGAGATTAGCAAATTACGCTCCCAGTATAGGTTTGTAACTTATTtgtctgtttatttatttgaatacacTGTGTGTACGAATTCTTCATTGGTTCATCGAGGAAGTCTTCGGGACATGTAATATAGTATTGTATTCCCATAATTAGGCAGGTCCTTGAAGACGCTGGGTTGATTGATAAACCAGATGCACATGAATTAGGACAGGACGATTCCCGTCAACGTCGAATTGATCAAGGAGACAGAAAAAAGCTACTAGACATGAAACGCGATGCCAGGTACTGAACCTAAGGTCAACGGCTATTGAGCAAAAAGTACTAAGCGTTTTaagaaaccaagaaaaaacacagaagATATTGCGAGCAGACAAGCATTTCGACTCGATTCTcaatgaaaaagaggaagaagatcTAGGTtccgcttttctttttccgccAAAGAACTATTAAATGAATTGCTGTTTTATAGAGAACGAACAGGATCCTATGAAGACCGACGTAAAAACGGTCGAATTTCTGTTGAGTTATAAGCAAAGAGATGTGGAAATAATTCGTCGCACTCACAAATTCAGACGAAAAGAAGCTGAAGTAGGTGACATATTTTGccttcttagtttttcttgCTTATTTTAAATTCATCTTTAGCTAATCAGGGTCGTTATTGCCGCAGGTCTTTATCCTCAATACACTATCGCAGACCCTATGAACAAGTATCAGGTTGGTGGCTTATATATTTTAGAAGTAACTTGATTGTAAGTTTGTGGCGTCTGTCATATCACAAGCATCAGCGGCGATGTCTTCATGAGCATTTGGTTAATCTTCTGGATGAACTATTCCATTGCTGAAGTATTTCGGTAATTATCAGACTGATGTTACAGGATTTAAAAACCGAGGAGTACTATACCAAAGTGCCCTCTGTGTCCGTTAATGGGTTTTTGTTTGCAGCACGGGCAGGAGCTCTTTGTACACACTCGAATGAAGCCATTCAGTCTCATACATCCGAATTCTTCAATCGCACAGTACCATGCAGGTATTGTTATTACCTAGTTAGATATCAGAACGGATATTTCCAAGTATATATCTTTCTTGAATAATACATTTTAGAGTCGCTAGACGCACATGCTGACAGTGAAGGTCGTTCAACGTTTCATCAGATTCTTTTTTATGGTTTACTGCTGGAAACTACGAAGCCGTACATCTGTAACGTAATACCAATTCCTGCCCTTGGTCTCTTACTGTTCTCAAAAAAGGTTAGTTGAAAGAACTATCTAGGAAATCAGCATAGTATTTCTTAGGGGCTAAACTTGACACTTTTGTAGTTGAACATATTTGTAACATACTTCCTCGAGTCTGTAGAAGATTTAGCATTACCACCAGGTTCAGTTCTTACAGTCAAGGTGTATTATCATGTATAATAATGGTGATTAATAAGAACGATCTTCATTTGCACTCTCCTTGCACAAGATTTCACTTCGATatctacatatgtacatatagtcggatcaaaacggtacataaagcacggtgcacttgcgtaagcggttgcgctcgaagcgttgcggtAGAGCGTACCAGTTGGGATCGAGTGAAGACctctgctaccaccgttcattactgcagttcgcgatggtcccatctcgattccaactgctatcttcaccgcgccgcttcgagcacaaccgcttacacagttgcaccgtgcttcatctcCTTTTGACTCTTCTATATATTCTTCGTCACGCCACCGCAGATTCCTGATCTTCAGTAATTAATTCATAGGTGATGTGTGATGACTGGAAGCTGGTGCTTGTTGAcgattttgtagaaatttcatTCGAACGGATACAGCAATGTAAGGAAGTTATGCATTCTATCGTGGATATAAGAAAACATCTCAACACAGGTTTGTTGCTTCAATTCTCTGTTTATTGCCAACAAGTTAACTACGTAGTCTACCGAATA
Coding sequences within it:
- a CDS encoding hypothetical protein (NECATOR_CHRIV.G13476.T1), whose amino-acid sequence is MFTLSREEFENCRNVLFRHYLGDSGSEASSRDRRKEDNGQNRWETQRRFIDNYFSRFLKNGGKSKDHFDLKRLKRDSYGIPQDISKRYFVFAQREFQDPPSHLQHIPPWLIRHFEYAIQLSLDFFNDLKFKKVKELRKSQKELPIAERKDEIIKLLKDNQVLIIAGDTGCGKSTQVPQYLLQSGYTGIACTQPRRIACTALARRVAYETLNAYGSEVAYQIRFETTKSKRTKMVFLTEGLLLRQMENDSLLQQYNVVILDEIHERHLSSDLLIGLLRDMIGKRDDLKLILMSATINLELFKGYFEGAPVIQDTDNYKNISFSVPGRLFPIQLRYHPIKQFIAESEKKSHKIDPEPYVRILELIDKQVPSTERGDALIFLNGVAEITTVAESLKTYAELTKAWIILMLHSTLSVEEQDKVFDVAPSGVRKCILSTNIAETSVTIDGIRFVIDSGKVNLIKHETGSGTQKLSEFWVSKASADQRKGRAGRTGPGICYRLYSEEQYNKMDDFTTSEINRVSLQEMALRMISLNLGLDPRTFPFIEHPETEKLNDALDILKFQGVLYPDRDNQLTILGSAIAKLPVDVPIAKMLVLGCVVNQVEVMLTVAAGLSVQSPFTNRSYRELDVVERRRRLTSAMGDPFTLIEIFREWVLHKCTGGKVRRWALENGIDEHRMYEISKLRSQYRQVLEDAGLIDKPDAHELGQDDSRQRRIDQGDRKKLLDMKRDARNQEKTQKILRADKHFDSILNEKEEEDLENEQDPMKTDVKTVEFLLSYKQRDVEIIRRTHKFRRKEAELIRVVIAAGLYPQYTIADPMNKYQHGQELFVHTRMKPFSLIHPNSSIAQYHAESLDAHADSEGRSTFHQILFYGLLLETTKPYICNVIPIPALGLLLFSKKVMCDDWKLVLVDDFVEISFERIQQCKEVMHSIVDIRKHLNTGLQRKLRGLSYNPSELSEIINRFAYTLAEGDVEISVKRIVHPPRTLENVGFFLPDGEVELDVEEYVLEDADEFDDSNQEKEECLDDVPKQESEGVQIKEEPPEQKERKPTYYEILQKKMREREAKTADTQPCEKKPRVE